The genomic region TAAGGATTATCTATTTATGATTATATCTACACCAGCAGATTATTATTATAAAAAACCTTTAAAAATAAAAATAGAAGAAAAATATAGTCGTTCTGCATCTGGAGGGGTTGGGTTTACTAAAGCTTCTGGTAATTATGCCTCTTCATTTTATCCTACTAGATTAGCTAAAGAAGAGGGATTTGATCAGATATTATGGACAGATTCTTCTACTCATACATTGATTGAAGAATCTGGAACTATGAATGTATTTTTTTGGTTAAAAAATAAACTTATTACTCCATTATCTAATGAGAATATATTAAGTGGAATAACCTGTAAAAGTATTCTTTCTTTAGCTAAAGAAGAAGGATTAGAGATAGAAGAACGAAAATTAAGGGTTTCAGAAATTATAGATGGATTGAAAAATAAGATCTTAAAAGAAGCTTTTGGTTGTGGTACGGCCGTAGTTGTCACTTATTTTGAAATAATTAGTTATAAAGGTAAAAATTTTTTTTTACCTGATATTTTAGATAAAGAAAGGATATCAATTCGATTAAGAAAAAGATTATTAGATATACAACATAATTTATCGGTAGATCCTTTTGGATGGAGGTTAAAATTAAAAAGAATTTTGTAAGATCTATGAATAAAAAATTTCAATCCATAGAACATATAACAAAACAATCTTTATCTATTTTATATAGATTGGAACCTTGTCCAAGTTTGAATTTTCAATATACTAAGAAAGAATATATAGGAGATATTACTTTGATTTTATTTCCTTTATCTGAAAAATTAAAAAAACCTGTAGAAAAAATTGGAAAAGATATTGGAAATTATGTAAATAGTCAATTAGGAGATATGATCACTTTTTCTATTATAGGTGGTTTTTTAAATTTTATTTTTAAGGATAGTTATTATCTTCATATTCTTAAACAAATGTTGAATAAAAATTTTTATAATTTAAAATTACCATCTGAAAATATAATAGTGGAATACTCTTCTCCTAACGCAAATAAACCTCTTCATTTAGGTCATATTAGAAATAGCCTTATTGGACATTCTATATCCAAAATTCTGAAAATTGTGGGACATAAAATAACTAAAATTCAAATGATTAATGATAGAGGAATACATATATGTAAATCTATGATTGCTTGGAAAAAATTAGGTAAAGGAGAAACCCCTAATAGTTCCAAAATGAAAGGTGATCACTTTGTCGGTAAATATTATAATCTATTTGATAAAATTTATCATAAGGAAATTCACGATTATTCCAAAAAAAATAAAGATTACAATGATAAAAATATTCCTATTCTAAAACAGGCAAGAATTTTATTAAAAAAATGGGAATCTGGACATCATGAAACTATAAATATTTGGAAAAAAATGAACAAATGGGTTTATGAAGGATTTAAAGAAACTTATAAAAAGTTGGGAATCAATTTTGATAAAATAGAATATGAAAGTCATGTTTATAAATTTGGAAAAAATATTGTAAAAAATGGTCTAAAAAAAGGTCTATTTTTTAAAAAAAAAGATGGATCTATTTGGGTAAATTTGGAAAAAGAAGGATTTGATCAAAAACTTTTATTACGATCAGATGAAACTTCTGTTTATATAACCCAAGATATAGGAACTGCTGTAGAACGTTTTAAAAAATATTGTATAGATAGGTTAATTTATATTGTAGGAAAAGAACAAGATTATCATTTTCAAGTACTTTTTAGTATATTAAAACGTTTAGGATATATATGGGTAAAAAAATTATCTCATCTTTCTTATGGAATGGTAGATTTATCAAGTGGTAAAATGAAATCTAGAATGGGGAATATTATAGATGCTGATAGTTTGATATTAGAAATGTATTCCATTGTAAAAAAAATTTTTTTTAAAAATTTTTCCAATATGGAAAAAGAAAAATATTCTGAAGTAATAGGATTAGGAGCTATAAAATATTACTTTCTTCAAGTAGATCCTAGAAAAAGGATTCTTTTTCATCCAGAAAAATCTATAGATTTTAAGGGTAAAACTGGAACATATATTCAATACACTTATTCTAGAATTCGTTCATTAGAACGAAATTTTTTAAATTTATGTTCCTTAACTAATAAGGATTGGTCAAATATCAAATTTGATCTTTATGAAAAAAAAATGATTAAAATTCTTCAAAAATATCCATTAATATTAAAAAAATCAGCAATGTATTTGAATCCTTCTTTAGTAGCAAATTATGTTTATGAAGTTTCTAAAAATTTTAACAATCTCTATCAAAATAAAAGATTAATAGATCCTTTAAAGATTATTCATAGTAATATTAGAATGAATATTATTCATGTTACAGGAAATATTTTAAAATCAGGAATGAGTTTATTAGGAATCAAAATGCTTGATCGTATGTAATAAATAAACACACTTATGTTTGAATATTTACAAAAAAAATTAGATAAAGCTCTTCATATTTTCAAAGGAAATAGTAGAATAAACGAAATCAATATAGCAGAAACACTAAAAGATATTCGTAAAGCTCTTATTGATGCAGATGTTAATTATAAGATAGCTAAAATATTTGTTCAAAAAGTTAAAGAAAAATCTATTGGTAAAAAAGTACTCTCTTCTTTAAATCCAAAACAATTAATTATAAAAATAATATATGATGAATTAGTTTCCTTAATGGGTAAAAAAAATATAGAAATAAATATTTCTAATAATCCTACTATTATATTAATTTGTGGATTACAAGGTAGTGGAAAAACTTCTTTTTCTTCTAAACTTTCTTTTTTTTTAAAAAAAAAAAAGAAAAACCCTTTATTAGTAGCAGCCGATATTCATCGTCCTGCAGCTATAGATCAATTAAAAATTATAGCAGAAAAAAATAATCTTCCCGTATTTTTCTTAAAAAAAAGTAAAAATATAATAGAAATTTTTGACAAGTCTCTTATTTATGCTTCTGAAAAAAAATGCAATGTCATTATTATTGATACTGCAGGGAGATTAGCAATTGATAAAATTATGATGGATGAAATTCAAAAAATTTATCAATATTCTAAACCAGATGAAACTTTATTCGTTGTAGATTCAATGACTGGACAAGATGCTATAAATACTGTTCAAAGTTTTTCCAAATTTTTGAATATTGATGGAATAGTCATGACTAAATTAGACGGGGATAGTAGAGGTGGAGCAGCTATTACTATGTCTAGTGTCATTGGAAAACCTATTAAATTTATTAGTAATGGAGAAAAAATAGAAAATCTAGAAATTTTTTATCCAGAAAGAATAGCTAATAGAATTTTAGGAATGGGAGATATAGTTTCTTTGGTAGAAAAAATTCAGGAACAATTTGATGAGGAAAAAACTAAAAAAATTTATAAAAAAATATCAAAAAATCGTTTTGATTTTGAAGATTTATTAGAGCATATTCAACAAGTAAAAAAAATAGGAAGTATTAAAAATATTGTTTCCATGATTCCTGGTATGGAAAAAATTATTGATAATAAAAATAAAAAAAAATATTCTTTCAAAGAAATAGAATCTATTATTTTATCCATGACTCCTTATGAAAGGAATCATCCCAAAATACTTACTGATATAAAAAGAAAAAAAAGAATATCAAATGGATCTGGGATTTCATTAAAAAATATAGATCTTTTATTAAAACAATTTTCTAACATAAGTAAAATAATGAAAACTATTAAGGATAATTCAGGGAAAGATATTATAAAAAATTTTTTATCAAAAATTATTAATAAATAAAATATAATGTAAAAAGTTATTGGATTAACTTTAATAAAAGTTTTCTTTTATTGAAAATATTTTTAATTTTGTTCGTTATATGTTTAAATATCCCAATAGGGGTATTTTATTTTGAATAATATGAATGAGTAAATCATAATGAAAGGTTTTTTAAATAGAGATAGATTTTTAAGAATTTTAGAAAATATAAATATTTGGGATATTATTATTGTTGGAGGAGGAGCAACAGGATTAGGAATAGCATTAGATTCAGCTTCTAGAGGATTTAAAACTTTACTTTTAGAACAAAATGATTTTTCTAAAGGAACTTCTAGTCGTAGTACGAAATTGATACACGGTGGAATAAGATATTTAGCTCAAGGAAATATAAAATTAGTTTATGAAGCTTTGCAAGAGAGGGGGTATTTGTTAAAAAATGCTCCTCATTTAGTGAAAAAAAAACGATTTATTATTCCTATTTTTAATTGGAAAATGGGGATTTTGTATTGGACTGGTTTAAAAATTTATGAATGGTTATCTGGATCCTTGAGTTTTGGAAATTCTCAATTTTTATCTAAAAATGAAATACTAAAAATGTTTCCTGAAATTAGATCAAATAATTTAAAAGGAGGGATTTTATATTATGATGGACAATTTGATGATGCTCGTTTAGCTATTGATTTAGCACAAACTTGTGTTCAACAAGGTGGAGTATTATTAAATTATTTTAAAGTGAAAAATCTTATTAAAAAAATAGAAAATAAAATAATTGGAGTAATAGCTTATGATCTTGAAACTAAAAAAAAATATTCTATTTATTCAAAAATAGTGATTAATGCAACTGGAGTTTTTTCCGATACTATTTTAAAAATGGATGATTCCACATCTACTATTTTGATAAAGCCTAGTCAAGGAACGCATATTGTATTAAAAAAATCTTTTTTTAGTAGTTCAGATGCTATAGTAATTCCAAAAACTTCGGATGGAAGAATTCTATTTAGTATACCATGGTATGATCATGTTTTAGTAGGAACTACAGATACATTTTTGGAAAAAAGTGTTCTTGAACCCAAACCTTTAGAAAAAGAAATAGATTTTATTTTACAAACTTTTAATCAATATTTTTTATATAATCCGAATAAAAAAGACATTTTAAGTGCTTTTTCTGGATTACGTCCTCTTTTCGTACCTCCTAATTTATCTTATTCTTCTACTAAAGACATTTCTAGATCTCATAAATTAATGATGAGTCCTTCAGGTTTAATAACTATTATAGGAGGGAAATGGACTACATATAGAAAAATGGCAGAAGAAACCGTAAATAAAGCTATTGAAATTGGAAAATTAAAGAAAGTTTCTTCTATAACCAAAAATCTTAAGATTTTTGGTTATAGAACTGATTTTTATTCATGTAAAAATTATAATAATTGGGGGGATAAATATGGAGAAGAAGAAATTCATATTCAAAAATTAATTGAGGAAAATCCTTTATGGGGAGATCCATTAATTTATCAATATCCTTATCATTGTACAAAAGCAGAAGTTATATGGATGGTACGTTATGAAATGGCTAGAACAATTGAAGATGTTTTAGCAAGAAGATTTCGTTTATTATTTTTAAATGCTAAAATAGCAATAGATATAGCACCAATAATAGCATCATTAATGGCAAAAGAACTTTATCGAGATAAAGAATGGGAAGAATCTCAGATAGCTTCTTTTAAAGAATTAGCCATGCAATATTATTATCCATTTTGATTTTTTAAGGAGAAAATTTTTTGTAATTATTTATATGTTTATGAAAAAATATGTTCTATCGTTAGATCAAGGAACTACGAGTTCTAGAGCTATTATTTTTGATCAAATTGGAAATATTATTTCCGTAGCTCAAAGAGAGTTTACACAAATTTATCCTTATCCTGGATGGGTGGAACATAATGCAGAAGAAATCTGGTCTACACAAGCTTCAGTTGCTTTAGAAGCAATTTTAAAAGCAAATTTAGAAGGAGAAAATATTATTTCGATAGGAATCACTAATCAAAGAGAAACTACTGTAGTATGGGATAAAAAAACGGGGGAACCAATTTTTAATGCTATTGTTTGGCAAGATAGACGAACATCTAATTATTGTGATAAAATCAAGTGTGATGGATTAACTGAAATGATTAGAAAAAAAACTGGTCTTATTATAGATCCCTATTTTTCTGCTACTAAAATAAAATGGATATTAGAAAATATTCCAGGAGCTAAAAAAAGAGCTCATTCTGGATATTTAGCTTTTGGTACTATAGATTCATGGTTAATATGGAATTTAACTGGGAAAAAAATTCACGTTACGGATGTGACTAATGCATCTCGTACTATGCTTTTCAACATTCATACTCTTAGTTGGGATCAAGATTTAATAAATTTATTTGATATTCCAAAAACAATGCTTCCAGAAGTAAAATCATCTAGTGAAATTTTTGGTTATACAACTGGACATATACTTTCTCATAAGATTCCTATATCTGGAATTGCTGGAGATCAACAGTCAGCTCTTTTTGGTCAAATGTGTACAAAAATTGGAATGGTAAAAAATACTTATGGGACTGGTTGTTTTATGTTAATGAATGTAGGAGAAAATCCTGTTTTTTCTCAAAATAATTTAATAACTACTATTGCTTGGAAAATTAAAGATAAAGTTCAATATGCTTTAGAAGGTAGTGTTTTTATTGCAGGAGCCGTTGTACAATGGCTTAGGGATGGATTAGGGTTACTTTTATCTTCAAGTGAAGCAGAAATCCTTGCTTCTTCAGTAGAAGATACAGAAGGAATGTATATGGTCCCCGCTTTTTCTGGATTAGGGGCACCTTATTGGGATCAAAGAGCTAGAGGGACTATTGTTGGAATTACTAGGGGGACTTCTTCTGCACATTTTGTTCGTGCAGCTTTAGAAAGTATTGCTTTTCAAAATATGGATGTACTAAAAGCAATGGAAGCAGATTCTGGGATTTCTATTAAAGAAATTCGTGTAGATGGAGGTGCTACAGTAAATAAATTATTAATGCAATTTCAATCTGATATTTTAAATGTAAAAGTTGTTAAATCTAAAATTTCTGAACTTACAGCAGCAGGAGCAGCTTATTTAGCTGGATTAGCTGTAAATTATTGGAATAGTCTTGAAGAAATTCAAGATAATTGGAAAATGGACCAGATTTTTGAACCGAAAAGGATGTCCAGTCGTTTGGAAAGAATTCAAGGTTGGAAAAAAGCGATAAAAACAACCCGTACTTGGTCTAGTAAGTAAATTTTTTTTATAAAAATGAAAATAAAATGACAAAAATATATGCCGAGATTATAGGAACTATGATTTTAGTATTTTTAGGAAATGGAGTAGTAGCTAACGTACTTTTGTCAAAAACAAAAGGAAATGGGGCAGGATGGTTAACTATTACTGTAGGATGGGCTTTAGCAGTTTTTATAGGTATTTTAGTATCTTATCCTTATAGTGGAGGACATTTAAATCCATCTGTAACAATAGGGTTTGCCATAACTGGTAAGTTAAATTGGAATCTTGTCCCTTTTTATATTTTTGCTCAATTTATTGGAGCAATGTTAGGTGCTTTATTAGTATGGATTTTCTATAAAGATCATTTTTTAGAAACTAAGAAAGAACAAGATAAATTATCTGTTTTCAGTACAGGCCCTACTATAAAAAATTTTTTTTCTAACTTTTTAAGCGAAGTATTGGCTACATTTATTTTTATGTTGGTGAATTGTTACCTTACAAAAAAATATCCTATTGTAGGATTAGGGATTTTAGGGGCTTTTTTATCTTCTTTAGTTGTTTTGGGAATTGGATTATCTTTAGGTGGAACTACGGGTTGTGCAATTAATCCAGCTCGTGATTTAGGTCCAAGGATTATATATTCTATAATTCCAATTCCTGGAAAAGGTAAAAGTAACTGGGATTATGCATTTGTTCCTGTTTTAGGACCAATTGTAGGTAGTTCAGGAGCTGCTGCATTATATTTATTGTTATTCTCATAATAAAAAAACTTGTAACTTTTTTTATTAATTAAGTGTATAATATATATTAATGGATAATAAATATTCGATCCTTTTTTTTTAATAAGATTCCAATATGGATCACATAAAAATAGGAAAAAAATTGAAATTTTTTATTTTTTCTGATAGAGTTGGATCAGGATTACCATTATGGTTGCCTAGAGGCACAATTTTAAGAAAAAATTTAGAAAATTTTTTAACAGATATTCAAAAAAAATCTGGATATGAGATGATTATTACTCCACATATTGGACATAAAAAATTATATGTTATAAGTGGACATTGGAATAAATATGGAAAAGATAGTTTTAAACCTATTCAAACTCCTCATTCAGAAGAAGAATTTCTTTTAAAACCAATGAATTGTCCTCATCATTGTGAAATTTATCGTTCACAGGAATGGTCCTATCGCGATCTTCCTAAACGTTTTGCAGAATTTGGTACCGTATATCGTTATGAGCAAAGTGGTGAACTTCATGGACTTACAAGAGTAAGAGGATTTACTCAAGATGATGCACATATTTTTTGTACTTATGATCAGTTATTGGAAGAATTTAAAAAAGTAATAAATTTATTTTTTCATGTATTTCGTCGTTTAGGTTTTTTAGAATATACAGTTAGAGTATCACTTAGAGATCCCAAAAAAATAAATAATTATATTGGATCTGAAAAAAATTGGAAAAAAGCTGAGAAAGCTATACTTTTAGCGGTAAAAGAAGAAAAAATAGAATCTACGATTCATTATGGAGAAGCTGCTTTTTATGGTCCTAAACTGGATTTTCTTATTAAAGATTCTTTGGGAAGAAATTGGCAATTAGGAACTATTCAAGTAGATTATAATTTACCTGAAAGGTTTGATTTATATTATAGAGGTAAAAATAATGAAAAGCACCGTCCAGTAATGATACACAGAGCTCCATTTGGTTCTTTAGAACGTATTATAGCTATTTTGATAGAACATACAAAGGGGAACCTTCCTTTATGGATGGTACCTAATCAAGTGGTAATACTTCCTATAAGTGATAAATATATAGTTTATGCAAAAAAAATTTTAAATTTGATGTTAAATTATAATATTCGTGTTTTTATTGATAAAAGAAACGAGAAAATTGATAAAAAAATCAGAGATTCGGAAGAAAATAAAATTCCTTATATGATTATTTTGGGGGAAAAAGAAGTAATTACTCAAACTATTTCATTACGAAAACATGGATTAGGTCATATAGGAATATTATCTATTTCCAACGGAATAAACACTATTTTTAAAGAAATTAATTAAATTTATAAAACTATTATTATAAAAAAAAATTTTCAAGGGGGAATAAAAAAAGAGAATATATCGTTCATTTATAAAAAAAAGGAGGAACATCGTATTAATAATCATATAAATTCTAATCAAGTTCGTTTAGTTGGTGATTCTATCAAAAATGGAATTTTTATCCATTCAAGATGCAATTCAATTATCTATAGATAAAGGATTAGATTTGGTGGAGATAAACCCAAAAGTTGATCCTCCAATATGTAAAATATTGGATTATAAAAAATTCCTATATGAACAAAAGAAAAAAAAGAAGCAATTTAAAGCAAAACAAATTAAGGTAAATACTAAAGAAATCCGATTTGGACCACAAATCGGAGATCATGATGGAAAAGTTAAAATAAAAAGTGCTGAAAAATTTTTAATGAGGGGGGATAAAGTAAAAGTTTTTGTTTTTTTCAAAGGGCGTTCTATAGTATATAAAGACCAAGGAAAAATTAAATTGCTAAAATTTGCAGAAGAAATTGAAGAATATGGAAAAGTTGAACAAATGCCAGTTATGGAAGGAAAAAGAATGTACATGATATTAGCCCCAAAAAAAATTTAGTATGCCAAAATTAAAAACAAAATCCGGAACTAAAAAAAGATTTAAAAAAACCGCTAATGGATATATAAAAAAAAAACATGCATTTAAAAATCATCTTTTAACGAAAAAATCAAAAAAAAGAAAACGGAAACTTTCTACATTTTCTCTATTAAAAAAGTCTGATCAAAAGAATATAAAAAAACAATTCTAAATTATAGAAAAGCATGCCAAGATCTACAAATTCTGTTTACTCAAGACGAAAAAGAAAAAAAATACTTAAATTAGCGAAAGGATTTTATGGAGCTAGAAGTAAGGTTTATACAATTGCTAAAAATGCGGTAGAAAAATCTTTTAGTTATGCTTTTTTAGGAAGAAAAAAAAAGAAAAAATATTTTAGATCTCTTTGGATTCAACGTATTAATGCTGGATCACGTAAATATGGAATTTCTTACTCCAAGTTTATGAAAAAAATATCTGATAAAAGTATTAAAATTAATAGAAAATTTCTTTCAGATTTTTCTATGAATCATCCGGATATTTTCAAAAAAATAGTGGATGATATTACCTTATAACAGAGAGTTTTTTTTCTCAAAAAAAATTATCAATTTTTTTTTTATTAATTTTTTTTTCATAGAAGAAAAATAATCTATAAAAAGTTTACCTTCAATATGATCATATTCATGTTGGATAACTCTTGAACAAATTCCTTTTAAAGTCTTTTTTTTTTTATTCCAGTTATTATCGTAATATTCTATTAATATATGAGATTTTCTTTTTACATATTCCATGATTCCAGGAAAGCTTAGACATCCTTCATTGAATTCATATTCTTCTCCATATATTTTCAATATTCTAGCGTTAATAAAAACTTCTTGATAATTATTTTTTCCATTTTTTGATAGGTAAGGCGTTTTTACTATAAATAATCGGATATTTTTACCAATTTGAGGTGCTGCTAATCCTATTCCTTTTACTTTATGTAAAGTTTCAAACATATCTTTGATCAATTGATTAATTCGACTATCTTGGTAATAGATATTCATATCTATATCGATACATTTTTTTCTTAAAATTGGATTTCCATAAAGTATTATAGGTAAGATCATAGATTAATTTTTTTTCTTTTTTTTTGAAAGATAAGATTGTAAAATTAGGGTAGCACTAATTTTATTTAAAATATTTTTTTTCTTTTTTTTTATCCCTAGTTCGATCATAGTGTAAAAAGCAATTTTAGATGTAAAACGTTCATCTAATCTATCTATTAATATTTTAGGATATTTTTTATGAAATTTAAAAATAAATTTTTGAATATATTTTTCTATTAAAAAATTTTTATTTTTTAATGTTTTAGGTAACCCTATAACAATTTTTTCTATTTTTTCGGTAACTATAAAAATATCCAAAAAATCCATTAATTTTTTAGTTGGAATAGATTTTAATCCAAAGGAAAATACTTGTGAAATATCTGATATAGACAAACCAGTTATCCTTTTTCCGTAATCTATCCCCAAAATTTTTTTCATTATTATAACAAATATATTTATATTATATATATTTTTGTCTTTGTTTGTATCAATTTTTATGAAAGTAAATCAACTAAAATTAGAAATAGAAAATTACTGGGATAAAAAAAAAGAAATATGGTCTACAAATGATAGTATAAGAAAAATCGTGATTCATGTTATTGATTATGTAGAACAAGGATCAATAAGAGTTTCGGAGTTTATAAATGGAAAATGGCAAGTCAATGAATGGATAAAAAAAGCTATAATTATGTATTTTTCTATAAAAAAAATGAAGACTATAGAATTGGGACCATTCGAATTTTATGATAAAATACCGATAAAAAATAAATTTAAAGAGAAAGGAATTCGCGTAGTCCCTCATGCTATAGTACGTTATGGGTCTTATATTTCTCCTGGAGTTATCCTGATGCCTTCTTATGTAAATATAGGATCTTATATAGGAAAAGAAACAATGATAGATACATGGGCAACTATAGGAAGCTGTGCTCAAATTGGAAAAAGAGTCCATATAAGTGGAGGAGTTGGAATAGGAGGGGTTTTAGAACCCATCCAAAATAATCCTGTAATTATTGAAGATGATGTTTTTATTGGATCTAGGTGTATTTTAGTAGAAGGAGTACTTATAGAAAAAGAATCCGTATTAGGAGCAAATGTTGTTATAACTTCCTCTACTAAAATTTTGGATGTAACAAATCAAAAACCTATAGAAATGAAAGGTATAATTCCAAAATATTCTGTAGTAATACCTGGATCCTATCCTAAAAAATTTCCTTCAGGAATATATCATATTCCATGTGCAATGATTATAGGAAAAAGAAAAGAAAGTACTAATAAAAAAATATCTTTAAATGAAGTGTTGAGAACGCATCATCTTATTTTGTAATTTTTTTTACTTATCATGTATTTTTATAAAGAAGAAATAGAAAAAAGTGTAAAAATATTGAAAAGAGGAAAATGTTTACTATACCCAACAGATACTGTATGGGGATTGGGATGTGATGCTTTTAATTTAAATTCTATAGAAAAAATATATAAAATAAAGAATAGAAATATTTCTAAATCTATGATTATTTTAGTAGAAAATATAGATCGTTTATACGAATTAATAGAGTATATTCCTAATTTAGTTAAGAAAATTATTCAGGATAATTTTATAAAAAAAGAGAAACCTATTACTATAGTATATAAAAAACCTCGTAAAATAGTTTCTAATTTATTGATCAATAGTCAAGATAACACTTTAGCTATTAGATTAACTAACGATCCATTTTGTTCTCATTTAATTAAAACATTAGATAGACCTATTATATCTACTTCTGCAAATTTATCAGGATTTCCAACTCCTAAATCCTTTTCTGAAATTAGTTATTCTATATTAAGTAAAATAGATTATTCTGTTAATTTTCGTAGAAGAGAAAAAGCCCGCTATAATAGTTCTTCTATACTAAAAATTATTTCAAATAAAATTAAAATATTACGTATGTAATTTACATGAATTTAGTTTCTGCTATTCATAGGGATATATTTCGTATTATTAGTAATTCTGCTAAAAAAATACAACAAGATTGTTATGTAGTTGGAGGTTATGTTAGGGATTTTTTACTTGATAAAAATCTTTCTCAAGATTTAGATATTTTAACAATAGGAGAAGGAATTAAATTAGCTAAAGAAGTTGCTAAACATATAAAACCAACTCCTAGAATAAATATATTTAAACGTTTTGGAACTGCTATGTTAGAATTTGATAATCAAAAAATAGAATTTGTTAGTTCTAGAAAAGAATCGTATCATTTCTATAGTAGAAATCCAATTATTGATTTTGGAACATTGCAAGATGATCAAAATAGAAGAGATTTTACAATTAATGCTTTAGCGATTAGTTTAAATAAAAATAATTATGGAAAATTATTTGATCCATTTGGTGGGGTATTAGATTTGAGAAAAAAAATTTTAAGGAATCCATTAAATTCAGATATTACTTATTCTGATGATCCATTACGAATGATGAGAGCTATACGATTTGCAACTCAACTTCAATTTATCATAGATAAATCTTCATTTAAATCTATTCAGAAAAATAAAAATAGAATCAGTATTGTTTCTATAGAAAGAATTACAGAAGAATTTAATAAGATACTTCTATCTAACAGGCCTTCTATAGGATTATTTTTATTATCTAAATCTGGATTATTATCAATAATATTACCGGAATT from Blattabacterium sp. (Cryptocercus punctulatus) str. Cpu harbors:
- a CDS encoding branched-chain amino acid aminotransferase, with amino-acid sequence MKIKIKRNLHSRIKKMDFENISFGNHYSDHMYYSEFRNGNWINSIIKPFGNIMFSPGSLVFHYGQSVFEGMKAYKDKHEEVFLFRPKENFKRMNRSAIRLEMTTIPEYIFMNGLKSLINIDRDWVPKKYGQSLYIRPILIAIDKCLSAKPSKDYLFMIISTPADYYYKKPLKIKIEEKYSRSASGGVGFTKASGNYASSFYPTRLAKEEGFDQILWTDSSTHTLIEESGTMNVFFWLKNKLITPLSNENILSGITCKSILSLAKEEGLEIEERKLRVSEIIDGLKNKILKEAFGCGTAVVVTYFEIISYKGKNFFLPDILDKERISIRLRKRLLDIQHNLSVDPFGWRLKLKRIL
- the argS gene encoding arginine--tRNA ligase, producing MNKKFQSIEHITKQSLSILYRLEPCPSLNFQYTKKEYIGDITLILFPLSEKLKKPVEKIGKDIGNYVNSQLGDMITFSIIGGFLNFIFKDSYYLHILKQMLNKNFYNLKLPSENIIVEYSSPNANKPLHLGHIRNSLIGHSISKILKIVGHKITKIQMINDRGIHICKSMIAWKKLGKGETPNSSKMKGDHFVGKYYNLFDKIYHKEIHDYSKKNKDYNDKNIPILKQARILLKKWESGHHETINIWKKMNKWVYEGFKETYKKLGINFDKIEYESHVYKFGKNIVKNGLKKGLFFKKKDGSIWVNLEKEGFDQKLLLRSDETSVYITQDIGTAVERFKKYCIDRLIYIVGKEQDYHFQVLFSILKRLGYIWVKKLSHLSYGMVDLSSGKMKSRMGNIIDADSLILEMYSIVKKIFFKNFSNMEKEKYSEVIGLGAIKYYFLQVDPRKRILFHPEKSIDFKGKTGTYIQYTYSRIRSLERNFLNLCSLTNKDWSNIKFDLYEKKMIKILQKYPLILKKSAMYLNPSLVANYVYEVSKNFNNLYQNKRLIDPLKIIHSNIRMNIIHVTGNILKSGMSLLGIKMLDRM
- the ffh gene encoding signal recognition particle protein, with translation MFEYLQKKLDKALHIFKGNSRINEINIAETLKDIRKALIDADVNYKIAKIFVQKVKEKSIGKKVLSSLNPKQLIIKIIYDELVSLMGKKNIEINISNNPTIILICGLQGSGKTSFSSKLSFFLKKKKKNPLLVAADIHRPAAIDQLKIIAEKNNLPVFFLKKSKNIIEIFDKSLIYASEKKCNVIIIDTAGRLAIDKIMMDEIQKIYQYSKPDETLFVVDSMTGQDAINTVQSFSKFLNIDGIVMTKLDGDSRGGAAITMSSVIGKPIKFISNGEKIENLEIFYPERIANRILGMGDIVSLVEKIQEQFDEEKTKKIYKKISKNRFDFEDLLEHIQQVKKIGSIKNIVSMIPGMEKIIDNKNKKKYSFKEIESIILSMTPYERNHPKILTDIKRKKRISNGSGISLKNIDLLLKQFSNISKIMKTIKDNSGKDIIKNFLSKIINK
- a CDS encoding glycerol-3-phosphate dehydrogenase/oxidase, with translation MKGFLNRDRFLRILENINIWDIIIVGGGATGLGIALDSASRGFKTLLLEQNDFSKGTSSRSTKLIHGGIRYLAQGNIKLVYEALQERGYLLKNAPHLVKKKRFIIPIFNWKMGILYWTGLKIYEWLSGSLSFGNSQFLSKNEILKMFPEIRSNNLKGGILYYDGQFDDARLAIDLAQTCVQQGGVLLNYFKVKNLIKKIENKIIGVIAYDLETKKKYSIYSKIVINATGVFSDTILKMDDSTSTILIKPSQGTHIVLKKSFFSSSDAIVIPKTSDGRILFSIPWYDHVLVGTTDTFLEKSVLEPKPLEKEIDFILQTFNQYFLYNPNKKDILSAFSGLRPLFVPPNLSYSSTKDISRSHKLMMSPSGLITIIGGKWTTYRKMAEETVNKAIEIGKLKKVSSITKNLKIFGYRTDFYSCKNYNNWGDKYGEEEIHIQKLIEENPLWGDPLIYQYPYHCTKAEVIWMVRYEMARTIEDVLARRFRLLFLNAKIAIDIAPIIASLMAKELYRDKEWEESQIASFKELAMQYYYPF
- the glpK gene encoding glycerol kinase GlpK, which encodes MFMKKYVLSLDQGTTSSRAIIFDQIGNIISVAQREFTQIYPYPGWVEHNAEEIWSTQASVALEAILKANLEGENIISIGITNQRETTVVWDKKTGEPIFNAIVWQDRRTSNYCDKIKCDGLTEMIRKKTGLIIDPYFSATKIKWILENIPGAKKRAHSGYLAFGTIDSWLIWNLTGKKIHVTDVTNASRTMLFNIHTLSWDQDLINLFDIPKTMLPEVKSSSEIFGYTTGHILSHKIPISGIAGDQQSALFGQMCTKIGMVKNTYGTGCFMLMNVGENPVFSQNNLITTIAWKIKDKVQYALEGSVFIAGAVVQWLRDGLGLLLSSSEAEILASSVEDTEGMYMVPAFSGLGAPYWDQRARGTIVGITRGTSSAHFVRAALESIAFQNMDVLKAMEADSGISIKEIRVDGGATVNKLLMQFQSDILNVKVVKSKISELTAAGAAYLAGLAVNYWNSLEEIQDNWKMDQIFEPKRMSSRLERIQGWKKAIKTTRTWSSK